GAAAACAGTTATTAACAGCAgagtatatagatatatatttactattctttgttcgcagtattaaaagatatgcatatgcattTAATCACGTTAAGATATATTTCGTTcaatcaaataaatttatttgtttaactggcggttcgtttgccccgttcgtttggcccggaagatctgccggaataagaagagctcTTCCGAGATGCTCGATTGTGCATCTTCTGTTTTTAGATCTTCTGTGTCTTCCACTCGATTTTCGGAAGAGGTAGcagagatgttaatcacgtgatcaaaacaaggcagcaattcgacatataaaacttacaaactgagtaataaactagaacaaataaaatgtttagaatttctttttcaaataacacattaacaataaaaagaaaagaatgatatattcttttcacttccggcagacgtccgttcgattggaATTCTCTtccaagcttttctaaagcttctcggaagctattctcttggaCCCAAACGAACGGAGCAGTTGACAAAGAAGCTTATCAGTTGAGGTTCTCGCAAACATGGTAAGATGCCGAATTGGCAGCTTTCATCGGGGCCAAGTTCGGACTTGGAGCCAAAGACTTCAGTGttcaattattgcagtggtagcttttgaacatttttaaatgaaattcagtaactatgAAATGCTTTGGTCTACAATCCTCGAATTGGCAGAGGTTGATCATATCATAAAGATGACTTatggattttgagatcattaggtcgtggttacagtgacctggaccgggaaaacagtttccagtctATAacccaagaaagcttgggcctagaatcTCTAAACTTGATACGAAGGTTGGCCATCACCAAGAGAATGATGACCCAtaataggtcacagtgatctgcaTCAGGGAAACTGCTTTTCGtatatagcacaacctatcatataaccagagacatagataacaattgttaacTGTGTTAGAAACTTTATTAAATGGTGAAGATAATATGCAAAGATCGTATAGTACAGTGCAGGTTTGATTATCAGCCCCAGTCAGTAGTTACGTATTCCTATGACTCTTCAAGTGTGAGGCTCCGTGATGCTTATCTCCAAAATCCTACGCATAACGGAGGGAGTGGATTTTGCCACTTACTTTGGAGCTAATGCCAGTGGTATATATTGATTGACATTTTCTTGTCTATTAAGCTGAAAATAGGCTAAGATGTGAAACCGGCATGCCCCAAACGCGTTAAAGCCCCAGCTCCCTTTACATAGATTACTGAttgttccaaggcagtgcccctatATTCAACCTTTTGTCTATACCGTTTATATTTGTTATACACGTTGTCTTGTATGCTGATGATGTTACTTCCCATCTTTTCTTATGATACCACccttattttacatatactttCCTTTTTACCCCTACCTCGTTTTTTGTTACTAGTATACAGAATAAGATGTATGGTATATCAGTCCTACATATCATCATTATCACACATCGGTGTGAATAAATTCAAGATGCTTTTGTGAGCGTGAATGTATCATGTGACTACTCATAAATCGAAGAACTTGACCGATGGAAGTCCGTTTGGGCGATATCCAAAGAACCATACCTGTATAGAACCGAAAAGCGATAAACAAAAATCGAAAATTCGAGACGACCATACGTCTGTTCCTTTAAGATCATGGAGACAATTCAATTTTACTGTATTATAGAATTCCGCCGGTGCAGCGGTTGCGAAAGGTATCGACATTTCCTAACCTCTTGAGAACAGTCTcgaccaaaccgagtctgctattattgtgaTTGATGCGTGCTTACTTAGGTGCATCGTAtccttccaaaggatattttaataaatattaatgcACCATCCTTGTTAaacgaaaagaaaacaacaaccaAAATTCCTGTTTCTCCGATAAAATTTTAACAGAAGGCTTTTTCTAAATACGGCAACAcagaataattatgaaaattcattgtaaatttaaacatatttttcaatgctctatgtaacttttatttaagaaataatagagttatggggattgagaggatattacatgtcattgagtgtcttttcatattgaatttattaaacgagttgaataaaatgataaaatgcgaggctatgccgaacattttatcaattttattcaacgagtttaataaattcaatgtggaaagtcacaaatgtaatattctttttatcacatgttagcttttgcTGTCGatacatcaaaaattctactttcttttactatataaacaagtcaatttgaccaacgtctcctatactataaacgacgtcgatgtcaaagctttattacactcccgcgacgtcaaacatgtgataaaatgtattttaatatggctaacaatgctttaatcatcacaacgatgttatgttgacgtcacgtcaacgtgatatttagcgccatatacgcatcaagaaatagccctttcaaatttcatgaaatgttttacttaataccatcttttaaacgaaatgtcatatTGCACAAAAGTTTTGATTAacttatacacatactgaattagttattcgctttgcagaataattcgcaataattttcgctcgaacttaATTCTGCCGCAAGaagtattaccgtttccggtcctggcgtgttttaacaaatacctactattggcgccatgcttgcgcgaagaaacagttccatcatatttgatatatattttacaataaagaacatattagaatcgaaataatttatagcaaaacagtgctttatcactatttatacacatgGGCGGTTAAACGTCgtctgaaataatttcacgagggctgcaccctcgtgaaattattgcgcccgacgtataaccgacCATCGTGTAttaatagtgataaagcactgttttgctttaaattatttcttaaataaaacactgTTGAATGGCTTGCCAAACTTGGTCCAAACTATTGCACGAAGTCTGATGGTTAtcaggcaatagttttgactattgaccgacaagccattcagtaagtgtatattctaatatgactaacaatgctttaatcatcacaacgatgttatgttgacgtcacgtaaacgtgatatttagcgccatatacgcatcaagaaatagcgctttcatttattaaatattttacgtaataacatgttttaaacgacatgtcacattgcacaaatgttttgattaatttaaacacatactgaattagttattcgctttgctgaataattcgcaataattttcgctcgaactgaattctgccgcaagacgttttaccgtttccggtcctggcgtgttttaacaaataccaactattggcgccatgcttgcgcgaaatAACGGTtccatcatattttatatatattttacaataaagaacatattagaatcgaaataaattatagcaaaacagtgctttatcactatttatacacttgggcggttatacgtcgtctgaaataatttcactcgggctgcgctctcgtgaatttattacgtccgacgtataaccgcccatcgtgtataaatagtgataaagcactgttttgctataaattatttcttaaatgtcaaATTAGTCACTTATGATAGCTCACCTAGCgttgtttaagatttttttgaaaacaagaCAAGTGAACAGACTTCTAAGAGTAGGCCTACTGCTGGTCATGATTTTGTAATATGATAACTCTCTTTTTGTTACCTGGGCATGGTTTAATTGTCGTTTACTTTCATTTACATTGTTTCACCTATCTAACatctacaagtttatttacaaataagcatgagtcccactttatgtgggcagcatcagcatatacatttctataatacatacattcagtaatatatcaCATGACAAAAAGGTAAACGGCtacaaattgtttttattttcaaaatacaataaaaatgctataCCCGTCCGTTCTATTATAAAGTAAGGAAATTATCGAAATTTCGATCCAACATACCGGTATGTCTAAAatcatagttttttttctatcagtttatgttttaatgttattGCAGCTAAGAAGAACGAAAACTTGCATTTTCTCATAGACAGAGACGTTTTTATCTCGGCTTTAATTTTGTAggtaaaacaacataaaaaaacgTCTTTTTCTGGTCTCAGATGTCGCTGGGATGGGACCCATATGCCCATATGGGACCCTTCTgggaaacatatttttgataCCAGAGAAATGTATTAGAATTCAAAGAAAATATAGGAAAAAGGATTGTTATACTAGTGACAACAATTATAGTCTTAAAATCAAGAAGTTGATGTATCATTTCACTGAGACATTGTACATGTGTCCCCTACGGGTCCGatgtgggcaaatacttacaatatgggacccagatgggaccaTTCTGGGAAACGTGTTTCTTTtgagacaaaaaaaacaaaaacgtagaAACATTcgaagaaaacataaaaaacgcATTTCTATGCTAGTGAAACcacttataaacataaaatgaatgaattggCATTTCACATCGCGTGCTGGGTTGTTTGAAGAAAGGGAGCTGGTAATTTTTATGAGTGAAAAGTAAAGAATTTTTGTCAATAAGCAATGCAAATATGTTCTTTTTCACATTTACCGTTGAATTACAATCatattaatgtttcattttttttaaaataaaaagcagCGAGGAAAGAGATGGTCCACAACTAACAAGATAGTAAAAGTAATTCATGCTGAAGATGTTCTTatcttttaattaatatttttttaaccatTGAGTGAAGGAAAATAAACTAAACTATTAATGTCTTGAACATTTGGTAACCTTATCTTAATTTTAACTTGAGTAAACAGTAAAGAATATTGGACTAACTTTGACAAGGCTTTAGTCAAATTGTAGACAAAGATCTTAGGTCAACTAAACAAGATAACACTCTCACGCTAACATTATACATTATTCATTCAGTTAAATTAGAAGGAAAGTTGGGTCGTCAAAATGATGTTACttgatttctttatatttatgttaCTGTTGCGTGGTAATGTGGGAGAAAACAGCGAATCCCGACGCCTTGTTTACCACAGTGGTGAGGACATTGCCGCCGAGGTTCAGAAGTTACGCCAGGAAATACAAGACCTGAGGGCTGAAGTGACAACATTAAAACAAGGCAAGTAATACTCTTAATTTAAATAAGATAATCTGTTTTGATATATTGATCCGTCTCAAAATTTAACTATATTACGACTTATCTCACAAGTTTTCGCATATTCCTATAGATGTTGTCGGCTTAATCTTTTTTCGTTATGATCACACTGGATCATCTTTGCGAAAAAACATGATTTAGCCTTATATCTGAGACACAAAAATGGCAATATaagtcataggtcaccggtattgaaaaagagttaccTGCCCTTTTATTTTATGTACTAATTAAACTCATCTAATAAGATCGCTAAAACAAAATCACGTTTTCTTATCATGCAGAAATAATATATGCCTTTTAGCGTAATCATGATTACGCCAAATTTAGGCATGCGAATTCATACGGGCGTATTGTGATTTTCCTCAGAAAAAGGTTCAACTTATGTCAGATGGGGTAGAACGACATGCAGTGGAAACGAAACAGAAAAAGTGTACTCAGGTAAAGTTTTTATTATCCCGGTTCGTCTCAACAGGTCGGTTTGTTAGAAAACAAGGGAAAAGACCGAAACTTTCAAATATAAATACGAAAATGCTcatgttgaaatatatttgataattaaaCCAAAACAACCATACTATACACTCATGTACCAAATGTCTTTGCAGAAGGCAATACTCTTAACTTAAAACTATAGAACtctttttcaagatatttttgtCAACTAGCCTTTGAGCGCAGAACGAATATTTGTACAACTTTGAGtaaatagaaatattaaatatctaatatttaaataatataataaatagtaTGTTTGCATTTAAGTGTTATAATCTAACATACAATTCACAGATTCCATGTGTTTCCTTCTTCAGGATTTACTTCAGGATCACCGCATGACACGGTAGGTGGTGCGAGTTACGTCTGTCTGCCTCAACATCCTACATGGGCAAAATACGTTGATGGTATACAAGACGTAGGTGGATATATTTCCGGGACAGAATATCAGATATATACAGCCACGTATAGCCCATTTCCTCAAAATATGCAAGACCAAGATGCACCATGTGTTGTTTGTCGTACCAAGCGGCCAACCACACTTATGATTCCAGGAAAGACAGACTGCTACCCCGGCTGGACAATGGAATACATCGGGTATCTAATGACTGAACATAGCACTCATAAAGATACCAGTAATTATGCATGTGTAGATGCGAATCCAGAGGCTGTGTATCACGGAGAAGCGAACATGAACGGAAAACTGTTCTACTTCACAGAAGTAAAGTGTGGATCTCTACCATGTCAGGAGTATCCGGACGGACGTGAACTGGCGTGTGTTGTTTGCTCAAAATGAACGACCCGAGATGATATATCTGCACTCGTATATGTCTAATACTTCacttatcaaaataaatacatttatttatgattcTGTTTTAATCACGATTCCATTATATCAATGTCTTTTCCGAATATATGAATGAAAGTGTTTCATATGTATCTCCAGCTGGAAAAATCGATTATCGTAGATCCAATATTTGCAAAACTGAGATATTGTTACCGCTAATGCCACATCTTCGATACATACATTATTTACATTCGTGTTATGGATTTCACTTAGTCGAAATATTAAAGACgagtatttttatatttcaaaagtttaaataacaAACTCCAAATTCTAGTCACATAATAACGTAAACTAACAAAACTCATAAGAAGTCTCAGACTTATACCTTTCATGAATTGAAAAGAGGTAGTCCAAACAATAGGACACTTTTGgaacagcgtgataacttttgactgtcgctgtcccgttaGAGGGACGGCAACTATGAAATAACAGGACTGATCATAAAATAAGTAATATAGATAAGCCAATTAAGTAAGGGTAAAAAAGAGGTTACTGGTCatactacatttgtatttatgtaaATGATTGTTATAATACAAAGCAGAGGTCACATTAGAAAACGACGTCTATAGAATTTGATAGGTAGTTAGGTCTAATTTAACTGTGGCCTAGACATTAAGCACGAGTCCGGCTTCAGTGGAAGATGGGATCGTATCATATGCAAATCTTAAAGTTAAACGTTTTAAATCATTTAGGCAACAAAGagttttaaaggcactcgctacagtttttttcggacgggtcgatatttaccccaacaccgtgccaatttgtaatcgatgtagctcactgcagatttagtgcggtcttctgcgcatgcccggaagtgattatctaatgttgcGTATggcaaaaatttgcaaattattgtatgtttgcatgcatttaatgtacaaaatgtataatatactgactaaaggttagggtaagtatcaccatggttacaaagtatatacatttaaagtacttttagttcaaattgcttcaatccgacatatactggagtctgttatttataccagcgcccaaactctgcattgagtcacagctgtttctaatcccgtaccgtacattcgtaaactataggttttgttaaaaaaaggcggaaactttcatcgttctatgccatcaaaatgcttcagaaacaccttaaaatccgcttattaagaaatctgccgtttgataattttatatatatatttctaagtcatttgctcaaacactgaaagagtattccgtaccaacctgcgttgtataaatgcccaccacaccccacctcgttgtaatttgatttaagcgaaatctaatatggtgacctatcaattttctttttgttttagattaggtagacataaccaaaggtatgtgcagagtttgattaaattctattatgttaaactcgataaaatagcagaagtaccaacttaaaactgacaaaaatatgcaaaaatagcccttgggtctgctgatcaagtattcctttctttacaaaatcatgttcttttgatttctctgagcatgtttcaaatagatatattgttttccgttataaaaatgcttagataatcaaatttatgctgattattgtactttactgaaatatattttaggattacagaaattttgaaaaatgtttaaaatagcaccatatctaggggcaaattaaattgaaacaaagctggtgacctagtatttttatttcatttttcaatacatcataacatggtcttttaatacaaaacatttcatcaaaatctattattgagaaaaaaattacgaaactgtagcgagcgtccttaagagATCAATTGCACGACTATCTGTCCGCCAGAATATCTTCTATGCTATATTTCAATTCATCGTGGATACAACATGTGCATGGAACCATCCGAAGTCGAAGATGGACGCGACTACTAGTACGAATTTAGTTGAAAAAGTTAAACGTTTGGAAAATACGCAAGGCATTGCGCTTGTGTTGAACCGAAAGGTGGCATACCGGAATGCCCATATTTGGTCTAAAACATCCTGAATAAAACAACGATCTCCCTTCTTGTCTCTCTGTTAacactttaattattattattgccCAGATGTTAGTTTGTCCATGTCAAATCTTCATGGGATATTTTCTAAGACTTGCaagtatattttgtgaaaattctACATGCATATAACCCTTTAAACAGCATAATAGACATATGGTAAAATGTTTTTagtaattttatgaataaaaaaggCTTTTTGGCAGGTTATATATACCAACCTTGGCCCCTATCCCTCACCCTACCCCATCCCAACTTTGAAAACGTATAATTATAGCTGAATTGTCTTATATTAGGTTCATGGAAAATGTGCAGTCAATAGAGGCACACATATTTACATGATAAGAAACATTCTTCAAAGATAAGGACGATTGTAATTCCATTTGTAATGCTGATTATTTCATATTGTACCATTGGAAAGAATAACACAGTGAGGTTTGTATTAAAGTTTCTTACAATTACTTGTGCTGCGTTGTCTTGTGTTGAGGCTCGAGTAAAACACAAAGAGCGGCGATTGGCCCTTCATAGCAGCGATGACTTAGCCCTAGAGGTACAGACACTCTGAAGCAAGGTAGATCATTTTATCTCTTCCGTATGGATTTAGAGATGTTGTACCTTTACATGTGTTtccgttgggtttaacgtcacatcgacacaattgtATGTCAATTAAAGACTTTCTAGGTCTTGAAGGCGGAGAAAGGATTCGGGTTATCATTCCGAGACAGTATTAAATGGACGATCAGATAGAATCAGTGCATTCCATAAGCATGGGTTTCTCACATGACAGAATTTGTAAACCACTATGGAGGTTTTGAATCCGCAGCTGAGGGGAATGTGATTCGAAGTTAACGGTCGCAATCACTCGCTCATGGAAACCGGTTCTTGGAGCCGTTCATGTTCCTGTCAGAATAAGTGTTACCGCAATTGATACAAAATATAGTTATGAACATAT
This Mercenaria mercenaria strain notata chromosome 17, MADL_Memer_1, whole genome shotgun sequence DNA region includes the following protein-coding sequences:
- the LOC128550366 gene encoding uncharacterized protein LOC128550366 — translated: MMLLDFFIFMLLLRGNVGENSESRRLVYHSGEDIAAEVQKLRQEIQDLRAEVTTLKQEKGSTYVRWGRTTCSGNETEKVYSGFTSGSPHDTVGGASYVCLPQHPTWAKYVDGIQDVGGYISGTEYQIYTATYSPFPQNMQDQDAPCVVCRTKRPTTLMIPGKTDCYPGWTMEYIGYLMTEHSTHKDTSNYACVDANPEAVYHGEANMNGKLFYFTEVKCGSLPCQEYPDGRELACVVCSK